A stretch of DNA from Thermococcus sp. Bubb.Bath:
GAGGTGGTTTCTCGGTGATCTTCCCAAGCTCGGTGGGGGACCTCTTAAGGAGAAGGCTTTTCTGGTGGTAAGCGACGTGGTTGCCTTCGCGGACGTTGTCTTTCCAATTCTTGCGATTGCCTTTGGTAAGTGGGTGCTTCTCCTTGTTTTTCTGGCCTTTGAATTCATCACGATGGCAGCCGCGGTGTGGAGGGAAGGGGGTCTCGTTAGGGAGGTTCTTCTCTTCCCCATCGTCCTGTGGTTCTGGGCGGCCTTCTACCTATCGCTTCACGCCTATGGCTATCTGAGGTTTGCGCTCTCAAAGGGTGAGCCGGCAGAATGGAAGTGAAACGAGGGGACAAATGGTAAAAGCCAAAGATTACCCCCCGTTCAAAACCTCGTCTATAGCTTTTTTGAGCTCGTCGTAAGCTTCTTGGAGGGACTGGGGGATGACCTTCGTGTCGGCAACAACAGGCATGAAGTTCGTGTCACCATTCCAGCGTGGGACGATGTGAAGGTGAACGTGGTCGTCTATTCCCGCTCCAGCAACCCTGCCAAGGTTGACACCCATGTTGAAGCCATCGGGGTTCATTGCTTTCGTTATGGCCTTTATCATGAGCTGTGAGAGTTTCATAATCTCGAAGAGCTCATCATCGGTGAGGTCTTCCCACTTTCCGACATGCCTGTAGGGGGCTATCATGACGTGGCCGGGGTTGTAGGGGTAGTTGTTCATGATCACAAAGGCATGCTCCCCGCGGTAGAGGATGAGCCTCTCCTTATCCCGGTTCTCCTTCGGGAAGTCGCAGAATATGCAACCGTCATGCTTCGGTGAGCGTATGTACTCTATCCTCCACGGTGCCCATAGGGTCTTCAATCTCTCACCCCCGGCGGAGGATGGATGGGAGGGTTAAAAAGTTTCCGCGGTTAAGGGGACGAAAAATTTATAACGGCGGTTCCATTCCATTAGACGGGATGGGCCCGTGGTCTAGACTGGTTATGACGCCACCCTCACACGGTGGAGGTCCGGGGTTCAAGTCCCCGCGGGCCCACCATAGAAACTTTGCCTGCGCAAAGTTTCATCAAAGTTCGTAGCTCTTTCTATAAGAGCAGAATCTCACAGGATTTTCTCATCAATGGGACCACTTGAATATGAGAACTCTCAAAGTGCTCCTTTAGGGAGTTTAACTCTAAAATCAACGCCCGGAGGGCGTCAAAGAAAGTATAAACCTCTTTTTAAGAACCCTATTTAACGTGTTCTCATCTGAAGATGGACACTTATAGTGTAAAATTCCCGTATACGGCTTTTTTCCGAAAAGAGCTACGAACTTTTGGTGAAGTCTTTCTAAAAGCTCCAATGCTACTTTCACTATCGCTCAAGCGTCCTTAATGGATAACGGAAAGTTTTTGCCTGTTTTATCTC
This window harbors:
- a CDS encoding HIT domain-containing protein, which gives rise to MKTLWAPWRIEYIRSPKHDGCIFCDFPKENRDKERLILYRGEHAFVIMNNYPYNPGHVMIAPYRHVGKWEDLTDDELFEIMKLSQLMIKAITKAMNPDGFNMGVNLGRVAGAGIDDHVHLHIVPRWNGDTNFMPVVADTKVIPQSLQEAYDELKKAIDEVLNGG